DNA from Salvelinus namaycush isolate Seneca chromosome 6, SaNama_1.0, whole genome shotgun sequence:
AGTTCCCACCCATACCACTAAGTGTTCGATTCAACAACTACGTTTCGCAAAAAGGGTCCCCAAAACACATGCATATTTTAATATAAACATCTCATATTTCTTAAAAATGTAATTGTTCATATttgtaaaaagaaaagaaaaaaatagTGGCCTCTAAATACACAGTTTTACAAAACATGGTGTAAAAGTGACAGTTTGCGTATGAAAATGTtgacaaaacattaaaaacaattAAGCCATTGGAGCCAAAATGGGCATACCCAGAACTCCCTGACAGTGGTGTCATACTCATTAAAACTCGGGGGACATATGCCCTCCAATTTCATTGAGTGGTATTAAGATAAACAAAGTATACTTACTTTTACACTAAAATTAATACCTACCAACCAAATGTTGCTGTCAAAGCCATCTCAAAAAGAGTGTCTGCATGATGTGTCTGCATCTTACTGTTCCAAATGTTTTCTTGTGCTTTTTAGTGGTATTAAAACACATATGTTGCCCATACCGGTATGCTGTAACCCTtgttgtttaaaggcactgtgATGTACTAGGGAAGATAGTGCCCAACTATTTTGGCACAATATTAAGTTGCAGCGGTAACAACTTCCTCAGTACCGTCTAAAAACATGCAGCCAAATACCACAAGACTGAGGAAGTTAAACAAATCATGCTCGAAAATAATGCTTTGAAAATTCTCTGTGTGCACTCTGTGGCAAAGTTCCTCCCCAGGCATATAAACACTACTTTAATGGACTGTTACCATCATCAAAGGAATGAAAACATCCATAATCTGGCATAGAAAGACTCCAAACGCAATGGTGCTTCCCCTGTAGATAGAGAGCCCATGCCCCATAGCAACCTCCGAGTGGGGTGAATCAGTCTACCTTGCTGGGTAAAATGGGTCTAAGTTGAGTGGGTGGGTTTAAAGGAGGAGGGGTGTGCACTCGCCAGCGGTCTCTCTCCTGCCAGTCAGCTGTCGGGCACGGGCGAGGAGACGGGAAGGGAGTGAGGACGTGTGGTGGCTTGGGTCCAGAACGTTGGTCTTGCGGCGCTCCCGCTCTTGCAGCCACATGAGGTAAGGGCTGGGGGGGAAGAAGGGCCGTGTGCGTTCCCGGTAGAGCTGTAGCACGATACCAGACACACCCAGAACCACCCACACTGTGATCATGATGAAATCTGGAAGACCAAGAGGACAAAAATATGTTAGGTTGAAAGGTCAAAATCAGGTGCACAACATATGGCCTGCCTGCAGGTTAAATAAAAGAAAACTCTGAAGTGATTTTACTCACCAATGTCCTGGAAAGGCACATCAGTAAAGGCCTTGCTGAAGTTGTCGTTGAGGAAGCGTTTGAGGATGTTAAGGGTGATGTAGGAGAGGCTGGTATAGATGTAAGCATTCACAGCCAGCACCACAGCATAGGCTCCAGCTACACCACACGTAGTGATGTTACCCTGCAGACAGACAACACCCACACAGCAATTTTACCCAGAGGCTCCATTTCCATATTTGTCCTCACAAATCTTTGAAAGTTCTAAGCCCTTCTTGAGTTTAAAGTGGGAGGGGACTATGGCGTTGTATTGGACAACCACTGTAAAGAAAGTGCAGAAGGGCAGGGATCAGGGCCTACCTCTCTTGGCCAGCGGACAAAGAAGAGTGGTACCCCCACCACGATGCAGCTGAACGTCACCCAGAACACCACATTCGAACGGAACACCTGTATGTCACCTGTGGAAGTGATGAGAATTTGTTTTACAACGTTGTTACAATATTTTCTGTGTCATACAACATTAATCTGATTGAACATTATCCTGCTTGAACTAGTCaatcaaataaataataatctgacATAGGTGTTTTTTGGTTCTTTTACCGACAGGCGTGAAGAAGACAATGGAGGAGATGAGGAACCCCAACATGAGACCGACGACGACGACACAGGACATAACTGAGCCGAAGCGCCACCAGCTCATCACCAGGATAACTCCCCCCACTACGCCAATCACTGCTGTCAGGGTCAGGCGGACTGCAGGGAGGAAACATAGACACTTCTGTCAGGGTCAGACGGACTGCAGGGAGGAAACACAGACACTGCTGTCAGGGTCAGGCGGACTGCAGGGAGGAAACACAGACACTGCTGTCAGGGTCAGGCGGACTGCAGGGAGGAAACACAGACACTTCTGTCAGGGTCAGGCGGACTGCAGGGAGGAAACACAGACACTGCTGTCAGGGTCAGGCGGACTGCAGGGAGGAAACACAGACACTTCTGTCAGGGTCAGACGGACTGCAGGGAGGAAACACAGACACTTCTGTCAGGGTCAGGCGGACTGCAGGGAGGAAACACAGACACTTCTGTCAGGGTCAGACGGACTGCAGGGAGGAAACACAGACACTTCTGTCAGGGTCAGGCGGACTGCAGGGAGGAAACACAGACACTTCTGTCAGGGTCAGACGGACTGCAGGGAGGAAACACAGACACTTCTGTCAGGGTCAGACGGACTGCAGGGAGGAAACACAGACACTTCTGTCAGGGTCAGGCGGACTGCAGGGAGGAAACACAGACACTTCTGTCAGGGTCAGACGGACTGCAGGGAGGAAACACAGACACTTCTGTCAGGGTCAGACGGAGAGGGAGTTGgaaaaatatctttatttttcatAGAGCTATAGAAGAATGAGAACCTGAGCTTCTGGCAAGAGGTCCAACTCAGACTGACCCCAAATAAATGAAAGCAAGTCCAGGAATTTCTCCATCAATTCTAAACTCAACTGCTCTACAGATAGATTAACATTCTTTAATTGTCTTTACACTAAACCATGTGCTCTTCAGCATGATGGAACCCGTGCGCCAACTTAATTACTGGAACGTGCTTTTACAGTGAGATGTTTGTTCTATGCAGAAATGTGTTGTTTCACACTGAACTGTGTGTTGTGCACTGGGGAAGTTTCCCATTGCATCCTGGATGAATTCTGCCACCCATCCATCAGCTCCACCACTGACCAAATCACATTAGGGTTCGAGTGTGTAATTCTGAATTCATACGCTCACCGCCATCCTCTATGACTAACACATATACAAGCCAACACTGACATCACCTTGCATATGGGGAGCACAAACACCCATGCAAGCCATTCTAGGTTTCTCCAAATCAAAATACACAAACTCTAACATAAGCATAAAATGCATACGTGACATGTTTTGCTCTGCCTTTTAGATGgcatgtggggcggcaggtagcctagtggttagagtgttgggccagtatccgaaaggttgctagatcgaatccccgagctgacaaggtctgtcgttctgcccctgaactaggccgtcattgtaaataagtttGTATAAgtttcttaacttacttgcctagttaaacaaaggttacatacatttttttaaattaaatatcacTGTAACAACTGTACTGATTTAGCACTGGCTAATCTGATTGCATTTCCCAGTTAAGGAGACCAACAGGAGTTTCTTTCAACTGAGCTGACCTGATTGAATCACAGAAAAACTCTATGCTTTCAGGGGGCACCGACTTGAGCTTCCAAattaaaataggataattttggggGAAAATCATATCGATATGGCATGACTATCTAATTCGCATTTCTGAAAGACCTGTGACGATTAATGCAATTTGTCTGGCCGCAAAGCCAATTTGTATGGCTAATTTCATTCCAAAATACTGTATGCTTTGGAGACGCATTAAAAACTACAGAGGGAGTACAGAGATAACTGAACAAGCATGACGCATTAAAAACTACAGAGGGAGTACAGAGATAACTGAACAAGCATATGACCAAATAAATTGAAGCCAATGTTTACTatagaaaaaaaaaacatatttaatatcCTTATCAACCTGGCTGACAAGGTCAACAATCTTATGTTCATTTGAAATCACTTGAACTTACTGTCATAGTCCAGTTTTGTAGTTCTTGTGATCaggacaaaaaaaagaaacgctgcaaagccaaagcccatACAGAATAGCTctaagagagaggaagatagagaggggAACAAGGGAGGAAAGTTTCATACGGGAGAGCAACACAGTAAACACACATTTTCTAGCATGACATCTACGACTGATTAAAACTGCTACTGGACTAAAAACATGACCAGCGAATAGTCTATTTATTATTTTTCTTTCACATTATTTTTGCCCATTATGTGGGAGCAACAGTTTACAAAAAGACCTTTAACCTCCAGCCCATATTTTCATTAGCTGGCTGGCATGAACTTTAAATGAGAGTTGGACTTTCACAAACCATAAATAACTGGGATACAGCTAGTTGGGAGCGGCTATTTATTACTGGTGTTCTACAGGGAGGAAAAGCCCTGGACTTCCCATGATGTAGTGGAAAACTTGGTATGTCAACACTTGTTTCCCCCCTACTCACCACATTTGAAAAAGCGGTGCCCACAGAAGCACACGAAGAGGCCAGCTAAACCAGCGATGGTGAAGAAGATCCTTGTGGATATCTTCCCTAGAAGAAAAGAAAGTACATCAGCCTTTAGTCATTCTGTCTTTCACCATAGTTGGTCTAACTTGTTGTTGGTCAAACAAGAGACACTGTGTCAACTGTTTGTCTTTTTTCTCCTGCTCTGAAATGTCTTATTGCTCAAATACAGTGTGTTACTGTTGACAAGAGTTGACATATTGGTTCATAAGTCAGTTGCCAATCAAAATAGAGGCTGAAATCAGCTGACAACATATTCCCAGGGGACTGGGGTTGATCTTCCCTGGTCTTAAATGCATGCTGTCCTTCAAGGTGCATTCCATAAGATTTCCACGGAAATAGCCCTCAAGGTCTCAGCCAGAACAATTGCAGTACAGTAAACGTCTTCTGTGTAGAATGACATTATGCTCTTCTTCCACTCAACAACAAGTCTCATTGAATAAGGCCCCGGGAATTCAGACAGGAATACTCAGATATCTTTGGAAATGTCTCCATTATAGACATATATTGACTGACGTTTCCCTGCAAAAAGACCCTTTTGACCCAGTGCTGGCTGTCCCACTTACCCAGAGTGTCACAGCCATCCAGGGTGGAGGAGAAGCTGCAGGCATAGGTGTGGACAGGGATATACGACGAAGAGGTGTTAAGCACTGGGTCTCCGACTATGACAGAGTAGATGACACCCTGGCCCGGGATGGAGCTAAACACTACCTCTGTCTTATCATTGGATGATAGTGTCATGAGCTACAGGGAGAAAAAAAATGAGAAAAGCTCACCATACCATTACACCACAACCAGCAAGTTTACAGTCTACAATCCTAATCTGTATTTTTATACATGTCCATTTTGCACTACATTCACACTTATCTATCAACTCACCCTTTT
Protein-coding regions in this window:
- the LOC120049982 gene encoding transmembrane 7 superfamily member 3-like isoform X2, which codes for MLHWPVAFIEYLSNCVASECSRLGSTNVGLKKMPSSWLMYIFLYVLVCDGVVAQVENRVVFLFNTFQNVNVNENETVQAVVSRIPPEVAFITLQFHTQHSNATLSYTRMPGLGLSLTAVDSGLLSPLIPGQTKLSWFLLAPDGDSVAGTGVILPYTSSDPVPGACNLEFDLDIDPNVYLHYNIFETTIRFAPANIGYSRGSNPPACDTEVGENTRWRLRYDIYQYFLPESDLSEQSLITSIQSVANVQTMREHGKRLMTLSSNDKTEVVFSSIPGQGVIYSVIVGDPVLNTSSSYIPVHTYACSFSSTLDGCDTLGKISTRIFFTIAGLAGLFVCFCGHRFFKCVRLTLTAVIGVVGGVILVMSWWRFGSVMSCVVVVGLMLGFLISSIVFFTPVGDIQVFRSNVVFWVTFSCIVVGVPLFFVRWPREGNITTCGVAGAYAVVLAVNAYIYTSLSYITLNILKRFLNDNFSKAFTDVPFQDIDFIMITVWVVLGVSGIVLQLYRERTRPFFPPSPYLMWLQERERRKTNVLDPSHHTSSLPSRLLARARQLTGRRETAGECTPLLL
- the LOC120049982 gene encoding transmembrane 7 superfamily member 3-like isoform X1, whose product is MLHWPVAFIEYLSNCVASECSRLGSTNVGLKKMPSSWLMYIFLYVLVCDGVVAQVENRVVFLFNTFQNVNVNENETVQAVVSRIPPEVAFITLQFHTQHSNATLSYTRMPGLGLSLTAVDSGLLSPLIPGQTKLSWFLLAPDGDSVAGTGVILPYTSSDPVPGACNLEFDLDIDPNVYLHYNIFETTIRFAPANIGYSRGSNPPACDTEVGENTRWRLRYDIYQYFLPESDLSEQSLITSIQSVANVQTMREHGKRLMTLSSNDKTEVVFSSIPGQGVIYSVIVGDPVLNTSSSYIPVHTYACSFSSTLDGCDTLGKISTRIFFTIAGLAGLFVCFCGHRFFKCELFCMGFGFAAFLFFVLITRTTKLDYDIRLTLTAVIGVVGGVILVMSWWRFGSVMSCVVVVGLMLGFLISSIVFFTPVGDIQVFRSNVVFWVTFSCIVVGVPLFFVRWPREGNITTCGVAGAYAVVLAVNAYIYTSLSYITLNILKRFLNDNFSKAFTDVPFQDIDFIMITVWVVLGVSGIVLQLYRERTRPFFPPSPYLMWLQERERRKTNVLDPSHHTSSLPSRLLARARQLTGRRETAGECTPLLL